From Rhinatrema bivittatum chromosome 5, aRhiBiv1.1, whole genome shotgun sequence, the proteins below share one genomic window:
- the ZNF703 gene encoding zinc finger protein 703 produces MSESPPRCKARTSSSSSSSSGGGGSRTRTTSGSESASCPRSACGGRASPPAAPLPLLPPADPVRQASRLPIRVLKMLSAHGGHLLHPEYLQPLSSTPVSPIELDAKKSPLALLAQTCSQIGKPDPPPSSKLTSVAPGGLGEKDSGRSGSLKLSDAPLEDKSSFKPYSKSGGESRKDGGGGGGGLEGKAGFRVPSAACPPFPAHTPSPSARIPSPDTKRSDSPDKEPETARGSPEAAAPSSSSSSSAGRASAEPGEGAAGSKAEPPPLGSGHVAPVSPYKAGPTVFPLPPSGLGYHGSIVGAYAAGYPAPFVPGLEHAKSGLVGNQLAMAGKPPSSSPLSGASPPTFMQGLCRDPYCLSYPAASGSSCSSCVHEPAALKSGYPLVYPGHPLPSSAHPLYTYGFLLPSDPLPHICNWVAVGGPCDKRFASSEELLAHLRTHTALPGAEKLLGGYPGSAASCHLHLPPTGPGSPGSLSLRSPHTLGLSRYHPYGKSHLTAAGGLPVPALPTAGPYYSPYALYGQRLTSASALGYQ; encoded by the exons ATGAGCGAGTCTCCCCCCCGATGTAAGGCAaggaccagcagcagcagcagcagcagcagcggcggcggcggctccagGACCAGAACCACCAGCGGCTCGGAAAGCGCCTCCTGCCCGCGCTCCGCCTGCGGCGGGAGAGCCTCCCCTCCGGCCGCCCCGCTTCCCCTCCTGCCGCCCGCAGACCCCGTCCGCCAGGCCAGCCGCCTGCCCATCCGAGTGCTGAAGATGTTGAGCGCGCACGGCGGCCACCTGCTGCACCCGGAGTACctgcagcccctctcctccaccccggTCAGCCCCATCGAG cTGGATGCCAAGaagagtcccctggcactgctgGCCCAGACCTGCTCGCAGATCGGCAAACCGGACCCGCCGCCCTCCTCCAAGCTGACGTCGGTGGCCCCCGGGGGCCTGGGCGAGAAGGACTCGGGCCGCTCGGGCTCGCTGAAGCTGAGCGACGCTCCGCTGGAAGACAAGTCCAGTTTCAAGCCCTACTCCAAGAGCGGCGGCGAAAGCCGCAAggacggcggcggcggcggcggcgggctgGAGGGCAAGGCCGGCTTCCGGGTGCCCAGCGCCGCCTGCCCACCCTTCCCGGCGCACACGCCTTCGCCGTCGGCCAGGATCCCCTCGCCGGACACCAAGAGGAGCGACAGCCCGGATAAGGAGCCGGAGACGGCCAGGGGCTCCCCGGAGGCGGCtgcaccttcctcctcctcctcgtcctcCGCCGGCCGCGCCAGCGCCGAGCCCGGGGAAGGGGCGGCCGGCAGCAAGGCGGAGCCGCCGCCCCTAGGCTCCGGCCATGTGGCGCCCGTGTCCCCCTACAAGGCTGGCCCGACTGTCTTCCCGTTGCCGCCCTCTGGCTTGGGCTACCACGGATCCATCGTAGGCGCCTACGCTGCCGGCTACCCGGCGCCCTTCGTACCGGGGCTAGAGCACGCCAAATCCGGCCTGGTGGGCAACCAGCTGGCCATGGCCGGCAAGCCGCCGAGTTCCAGCCCGCTGAGCGGGGCTTCGCCGCCCACCTTCATGCAAGGATTGTGCCGGGACCCCTACTGCCTGAGCTACCCGGCGGCGTCCGGCTCCAGCTGCTCCAGCTGCGTGCACGAGCCGGCGGCCCTCAAGTCCGGCTATCCGTTGGTCTACCCGGGCCACCCGCTGCCCTCCTCGGCGCACCCGCTCTACACGTACGGCTTCCTGCTCCCCAGCGATCCCCTGCCCCATATATGCAACTGGGTGGCGGTGGGCGGACCGTGCGACAAGCGCTTTGCCAGTTCCGAGGAGCTGCTCGCCCACCTGCGGACTCACACCGCCCTGCCCGGGGCCGAGAAACTCTTGGGCGGCTACCCGGGCTCCGCGGCTTCCTGCCACCTCCACCTTCCGCCCACCGGGCCGGGCAGCCCTGGATCTTTGTCCCTGAGGAGCCCGCATACGTTGGGACTAAGCAGATACCACCCGTACGGGAAGAGCCACCTGACTGCTGCCGGCGGCCTCCCGGTGCCCGCCTTGCCCACGGCAGGACCTTACTACTCGCCCTATGCACTCTATGGACAGAGACTCACCTCGGCTTCAGCGCTTGGATACCAGTAA